ACGTCCAAGTTAATCCGTCGCTTGTGTAATAGACATCGTTCAGTGCTCCGCCGGCTCCTCCGCCAATCAGCCACATCTTTCCGTTATACACAAGCATTTGATGAGCGTTACGAGCAGAAAATCCCGGCGATGTTGTCTCCTGCGTCCAATTGGTGCCATCGGATGAACTATATACATCGCCCTTGTTCACCCCGTCATATCCCGCAGTGACCCAAATTTTACCGTTGAACACCGCTGATGCGCATCCATATCGACCGCTCGCCCACAGCGACGAAGTCGCCTGATACCACGTAATACCGTCGGACGACCGATATACATCGTTCACGTACGGGGCTGACCCCCCGATAAGCCACATATTGCCATTGAATTCGACGATACTTCCGAATCCCCTTCCGGCAAACGATCCGGTCGCTTTTTGCGTCCAATTGTTTCCTGAAACGATAATATTCGTGTTTCTAGGATCGTATGGATTGATCCTGCCAATTTTCACCGGAAGGCATCCAATCATTGTCATAATGCCCACGGAAAACGCACATCCGATCATGGACCTCATTTCGTACCTCCTTAACCAAAAGTGAGTGAATATATCATTTCGATTGATAATCGATGATGCATGTCATCTAGAACCGCATGAACATCGCAATAGCAATGCTGTCCGTGGTAATATTAGGCATAACCGAGACCGTCGGAATTGTATCCGGCATGAACAGCCACCAGGTAAATAGTCCCGCCGCTATCGCATAGCAGGACCAGGCAGAAATGTTCAGTATGGTCGCTCGGGTGCCGCGCTCATTGAACACCGTTTCGTACTGCGAATACAACGTGTCGTAATTGCTCGTGGCGTTCCGGTACAGCTGCTCGGCCGCATTGACCGCCGAATAATCAAGAAATCCGAAGATATTCATCGCGCCGCCGGCCGCTGCGACGCCGATGCTGGAAAAGAACACTATCGTTTTTGCGTTTATCCCTTTTGCGTCCCCTTTCTGCTCCGCTGCCGGCGGGCGAATGACCGGCTTCGGCGTATCTGTTCGTGCGAGCGTTTCGGCGATGGTCTTGACATTGTCGATCGCCTGATCGATCTTTGAGAACCGCTCCTGCGCCGTTTTGACTATTTTGCTCGTTTCAACATCGGCAAGGCCGACACTGACTATATAGGAATCCCCGAGCTTCATGAGTGAGCCATAGAACATATACTGCATGTTAAGGACCCTGCCGATCTTCACCGCGCATTCGCTTTCCGTGCAGCCGCTTTTCTGGAATTCCTGCTCTTTGAGGATGGCACCCATATTGTTCCGGTCAAGTACATCGAATTGACCGTTGTCGACCACGGCATTGCGGAAGAGCTCACTTACCACGTCGGCATCGCTTGCGCTTACCCCTTTTGCCTGAAAAGGCAGTATGCCGACACGGGTTCTCTGGGCCGAGAATACCGCCGAAACAGACATTACTGACAGAAATAAAGCGAGGAGGGGTTTATGCATGCAGAATCCTTTACGACCGACGTCTCACACCAAAACCTGTGGTTAGTATAATGCATTGCAAAACGCTTGTCAAATCATCGCGCCAGTGCTGGATCGCAATTCGTATGAAAAATGCACGTGAATCACACCGAATTAACCGGTTGTGAGGGATAGCGGTAATTGTTTCTATATCCCCTTCTGGAGCAGCCTTTGTTATGGATTGCAGAGGACCTTGCGGATTGCACTTTTCAATTTACAGTTCGTATACATTGGTATATAATTAACCTTGGAGGGTACGAAAATGAAGCGTATAGCAGTGCTTTTCGCGGCAATGAGCGTAACGGTATTGGTGAGTATTGGATGCGGGAATATCAACCCATTGAATGTCCTCAACAACCTGCTCGGGGGAACGAACTTCATAACGCCAACATTACCCATCGGCGACACGTGGGTACAGGCGACCGTCGGAACGCCTTATCCCGGGCGTGCAGGACATCGTATGCTCACGTATAATAATAAAATGTGGGTGATGACCGGCTCGCTCGGAGCGACCTATTCAAATGATGTGTGGAGTTCATCGACGGGGAGCAATTGGACCTTGGAAACAGATTCAGCGTTCACGACGGCGGGAAGACTTCATAGCGGTGCTGCGGTGTTTCATAGCGCAATGTGGGTCATCGGTGGTAATATCCCCGGCACGTCGTATTCGAACGATGTGTGGTATTCGCTCAATGGTTCATCATGGACGAAGGTCGGCACTTTTTCGCTCCCGCGGTACGGACACACATTGCTTGTGTATAACAGCAAGCTGTGGCTCATAGGGGGAGAGACCGCGTCATCGGTGACGAATGATGTCTGGTATTCTTCGGATGGCACCAATTGGTCATGCGCGACGAACTCTGCCGCTTTTTCCAAGCGCTTATTCCATTATGCCGTGGTCTTTCTGAACAAAATGTGGGTCATCAACGGGTATACCGGGTCGGGATACCTCAATGATGTATGGTATTCAACTGACGGCGCTGAATGGACGCAGGCTTCCGCGGCACCGTTCTCGGCACGGCATACATCATCTACGCTTGTCTTGAACGAGCGCTTATACGTTATGGGCGGATTCAATGGAAGCTATCTGAACGATGTGTACTATACCACGAACGGCAATAATTGGACGACGATGACAATGTCAACGCCGTTCACAGCCCGAAGCGCTCGCGGATGTACCGTGTTCAAGGATAAACTATGGGTGAGCGGCGGAAATATCGCCGGCAGTCACTACAATGACGTCTGGTCATCAGGCGATTGATACGAATAGCGCTGCGATCGAAAAAAGCCCCCGGGTCATCTCGGGGGCTTTTTTCAATGCGTGCCCGAGAGGACACATCAGACAGAGCAATAACCCGCACTCCTGATCGATCTCGAGTGAGTATGCACGCGGCGCATTTACAAATCACCGTATCGGGTGTATACAATGTGTATGAAGAAGCCAGCAGTTAAGGCCATCGTGATATCGCTGTTCTCTGCCGTTGTGGCCCTCGGGTACTCCGCCGCGGATACGAACGTGTATCTGATCAATCAGAATTTCTTTCACGAAGGAAGCGCCGTCCTCGCCGTTCGCGTCATCGGCACATCCGCCGCGGATATCGCCATTATCGACAGGGCGGGTGCCGTGCGCGGCCGCCCGATATACGCCGGGACAAGCGGCTCGGACACGTTATACCAGTTCACTGTCGTACCTGCATTGGGTTCAGGGACTTATCTCATCTATCTGCGTGTCGGCAGCACCGTATACCGGCGGCCATTCATCGTATACAGGACACAGCCATGACCAATATCGCCGCCGCGGTCATGCTTGCATTCGCTCCGCTGTCATATCAGCCGGAGTATCGCCTGCCGGCATCGGTCATGGCGCTTGAGGAAAGGACACTTGTCCAGGTGCGCTATGAACTTATGAGCGAATGGGCACATCATGCCGTGCTTTCAGCGGTCATCCCATTACCGATACCGTTCATTACCATAGGCGGTTCCTATGACACCTGTATCGAGGATATAGGCGCTTTTGTGAACGGTTATACAGCGGCGGCAGAGACACTGCTGTCGTATGAATCGACATTGCGCATCGGGGCTACGCTCACGTTCATTCGCGGTCTTTCCCTCGGATTATCGTTCGAAGAGGACTTGGACATACTCGCGAACAATCCCGTGTATCAGCCTTATCTATCCGCCGGTGCGCAGTATGATATCGATCTGCCCTTGCTGCAGGGCACGGTAGCGGTGGGCGTCAACGATATCGCGCTTGCCAGGGTCCCGGTGTTCAACATGTCGGCAATGGCGGAATATCGTCCGCTGCCGTTCCTGGCCGTGCGTTATGTGTTCGATAAGCAGGAGAATGTCCTTACGCATCGTCTTGCCGTCGGAGCGGTGTTCGGCGCCGTGGGGTTCACTGCGACAGGCGCCTTCGACGGAACATCGTTTTCCGTTTCCTGCGGGGTCCCGTTCTCTGTTCTCAAAGACCCGTCGGTTATCGTTGCGGTCACCGGACGCTATCATCCCCTCCTCGGCGTGGAGGGCGGTGTGTCGACATCGATGCTTTTCGGGGACGTGCATGCCCGTAACGGGTTCATCGGCGTTCCGCCTCATGCCGGCGAGCATCGGACGAATACCGCGGAAAAGAACGCGGATGCCCCCGCGGAGAATGAACGAAGGGAAAAAGCCGCCGATATCGCGCAGCGAGAACGCATGCTCAAGCGCCTCACCGTCCTGCCTTTTCGGAACGACGGACTGAGATCGTATGAATACCTGAAACGCACCATCGTCTCGGCGATCAGCGCACAGCTCGTGAAGAACGCCGGTTTTCAGACGATACCCTATGACACCGTGATCGATACGTTCACGAAAAAAGGCGTAGCACCCGAGCGCGCCGGACTTACTCCGGAGACCGCCGCGCTCATCCAGACCACGTTCACTTCCGGATTCGCCGTCACCGGCGATATCGTCGTTACCGGCGGTGCCGTGCGTATCACGGCGGTGCTCTATGACACCCAGACGTGCTCGGTCATCGACATGTTCATCGAGAACTGCGCGGCCGGGGACAGACCCCTCTTCAACGCACTTGACGTCCTCGGTGCGCGCATACAATCCCGATTATGCGTACTGGCGTCAGAGCGCGAAAAGAGCGCGCGGAAAGGCGGATAGACCCGCCCGTGCATCGAATGAATGCCGAACGCCGGTCCATGATATGATCATTCCTGCTTAGTATCACTTCGATCGGCCGCGTCATGGTGCAGTTTTCCCCCGCGTACGAAGAACGCACCGTCCGCAGTATATTCCTGCTGAGGATAACGGGCTGCAGCGGTGCACGCCGCACCGTTCCCATCGAAACGGAACGTTGATTCCGCCATGATCGTCACACCCGCTGCATCAGCGTACAAACGCGCTTCGATGAACCTTCCCGTAAGCTCTCGGCGCCACTCTACAACGCGCCTCGGGATATCATAGCGGACAAGAACGCCGGACGGTGAAACGGCATACAAGCTGCCGCCATGTACGGCGATGTCCGAAAAGTTCATGTCGATAATGCGTTCCCGGTGTACGATGCGGTACAGTGAGAATATGACGAGGTATCCGTCGCTGTTCACCGCGCAGAACGTATCGCCGGAGCGGCGTATGGAGGAGTTCCTGAGCGTACCGGTCGGGAGCGAACCCGCTATGCGCATGGCTTTGGTGT
The DNA window shown above is from Spirochaetota bacterium and carries:
- a CDS encoding kelch repeat-containing protein, with translation MRSMIGCAFSVGIMTMIGCLPVKIGRINPYDPRNTNIIVSGNNWTQKATGSFAGRGFGSIVEFNGNMWLIGGSAPYVNDVYRSSDGITWYQATSSLWASGRYGCASAVFNGKIWVTAGYDGVNKGDVYSSSDGTNWTQETTSPGFSARNAHQMLVYNGKMWLIGGGAGGALNDVYYTSDGLTWTSATASAAFSARWAHSAVVYNDRMWIIGGWTGVAALNDMWYSTNGITWTSAGTFPGGNRYYCSSTLVGGKIWLIGGQSSSSVSFASNDVWYYNGSWNYATLNAGFSRRSGSYVSGFMNKLWVIGGQRYDNAYLTDTWCSD
- a CDS encoding CsgG/HfaB family protein, which gives rise to MHKPLLALFLSVMSVSAVFSAQRTRVGILPFQAKGVSASDADVVSELFRNAVVDNGQFDVLDRNNMGAILKEQEFQKSGCTESECAVKIGRVLNMQYMFYGSLMKLGDSYIVSVGLADVETSKIVKTAQERFSKIDQAIDNVKTIAETLARTDTPKPVIRPPAAEQKGDAKGINAKTIVFFSSIGVAAAGGAMNIFGFLDYSAVNAAEQLYRNATSNYDTLYSQYETVFNERGTRATILNISAWSCYAIAAGLFTWWLFMPDTIPTVSVMPNITTDSIAIAMFMRF